A window of Panicum virgatum strain AP13 chromosome 8K, P.virgatum_v5, whole genome shotgun sequence contains these coding sequences:
- the LOC120644191 gene encoding uncharacterized protein LOC120644191, producing MPHKAKRLDRLAARRFDTSGSLSQASAMRGRIRNWLAGNAGIERFQEARLAQTLLAQEIGGADASTWPLLPPLRCEPPSRSHAGQLRAFPASTLQRHLCPAGFGTLRAAAAAAVSHYPPQAIAPHIRVAIHPPMREVSLASNPI from the exons ATGCCACACAAG GCTAAGAGGCTGGACAGGCTAGCGGCACGCAGGTTTGATACATCTGGTTCTCTAAGCCAGGCTTCAGCAATGCGAGGGAGGATCCGAAACTGGCTTGCTGGAAATGCGGGGATCGAGCGTTTCCAAGAAGCTAGGCTTGCACAAACCTTGCTAGCTCAAGAAATCGGCGGCGCGGATGCCTCCACTTGGccactcctccctcccctccgctGCGAGCCTCCCTCTCGGTCCCACGCCGGGCAGCTCCGCGCCTTCCCCGCCAGCACACTTCAGCGCCATCTATGCCCCGCTGGCTTCGGCACCCTtcgggctgcggcggccgcggccgtgtCCCATTATCCACCACAAGCCATCGCCCCTCACATCCGCGTGGCAATCCACCCACCTATGCGCGAGGTGAGCTTGGCATCCAATCCAATCTAG
- the LOC120644190 gene encoding benzyl alcohol O-benzoyltransferase-like, whose amino-acid sequence MCGVQVTRLACGGFILAVRLNHTMVDGLGLTQFLGAVAELARGAQSPSILPVWKRELLEGRNQQQTAPVHDKLDEAPGRGSDTDTKASSIMLPLDNTALCHRYFFFGPREIAAIRAQLPPDLQQRATKFDTIAGWMWKFRTMALALDPDEVMQLMMAVNARGRNTGAVGIPIGYYENAGGSGGRHIDS is encoded by the coding sequence ATGTGTGGTGTGCAGGTGACGCGACTCGCCTGTGGAGGATTCATCCTTGCGGTCCGACTGAACCACACCATGGTTGATGGGCTGGGGCTGACGCAGTTCTTGGGCGCTGTGGCAGAGCTTGCGCGGGGTGCACAGTCTCCATCCATCCTCCCGGTGTGGAAACGGGAGCTGCTGGAGGGGCGCAACCAGCAACAGACAGCGCCGGTGCACGACAAGTTGGACGAGGCGCCGGGCAGGGGCAGTGACACTGACACCAAGGCCAGTAGTATCATGCTTCCATTAGATAACACGGCGCTCTGCCACCGCTACTTCTTCTTCGGTCCCCGAGAGATTGCTGCTATTCGAGCCCAGCTCCCGCCGGACCTTCAGCAGCGTGCCACAAAGTTCGACACCATCGCGGGCTGGATGTGGAAGTTCCGCACGATGGCGCTGGCCCTGGACCCCGACGAGGTAATGCAGCTGATGATGGCGGTTAACGCCCGTGGCCGTAACACCGGCGCGGTCGGCATCCCCATCGGCTACTACGAAAATGCGGGGGGCAGCGGCGGTCGCCATATCGACAGCTAG